Proteins from a single region of Sphingomonas morindae:
- a CDS encoding YncE family protein has translation MRLFSRKLGLMALCLTLALESAAAPPRPAFVKAGILHAADDGWDIASWDRPHGRLLIAHGKDVLVIDPARQGQVRAIGRIDHAHGVAAIPGTDTLLVSSARDNTVRILDESNGAELARIPVGADPDATILSADGATAYVMDSDGGAVSEIDLRRRVERRRIPLKPGLEFPVLASPALLAVNNETASEIDLVDLAAGQAAGRIPLPGCEGPTGMAYDPEAGLALSACGNGKAALVDLEARRVVRLLPIGLGPDTAIWDEAHHRFLIPCGKSGTLSIIDMAGRTPTEEPAIMTEPSARTAALDPDTGRLYMPAAQFGPAVPPARHGPIVPGSFHILVMAPGA, from the coding sequence ATGCGTCTCTTCTCCCGGAAGCTTGGATTGATGGCGCTCTGCCTGACGCTCGCGCTCGAAAGCGCGGCCGCGCCGCCGCGCCCGGCCTTCGTCAAGGCCGGGATCCTCCATGCCGCCGATGATGGCTGGGATATTGCGAGCTGGGATCGGCCGCACGGACGGCTGCTCATCGCCCATGGCAAGGACGTGCTGGTGATCGATCCCGCCCGCCAGGGGCAGGTGCGCGCGATCGGGCGGATCGACCATGCCCATGGCGTGGCGGCCATTCCCGGCACCGACACGCTCCTCGTCAGCAGCGCACGCGATAATACGGTGCGCATCCTGGACGAGAGCAACGGCGCCGAGCTGGCGCGCATTCCGGTGGGTGCCGATCCCGACGCCACGATCCTATCCGCCGACGGCGCCACGGCCTATGTGATGGACTCCGATGGTGGCGCGGTCTCGGAGATCGATCTCAGGCGCCGCGTCGAGCGCCGCCGCATTCCGCTCAAGCCGGGTCTCGAATTCCCCGTGCTCGCCTCCCCCGCCCTGCTCGCCGTCAACAACGAGACCGCCAGCGAGATCGATCTGGTCGACCTCGCCGCGGGACAGGCCGCCGGCCGCATCCCCTTGCCTGGCTGCGAGGGTCCGACGGGGATGGCCTATGATCCCGAGGCCGGGCTGGCGCTCAGCGCCTGCGGCAATGGCAAGGCCGCGCTGGTCGATCTCGAGGCCAGGCGCGTGGTGCGCCTTCTCCCGATCGGGCTCGGCCCGGACACCGCGATCTGGGACGAGGCACACCACCGTTTTCTCATCCCCTGCGGCAAGAGCGGGACGCTCTCGATCATCGACATGGCGGGGCGCACGCCGACCGAAGAACCGGCGATCATGACCGAGCCGAGCGCGCGCACCGCCGCGCTCGATCCGGACACGGGCCGCCTCTATATGCCCGCGGCGCAATTCGGTCCGGCCGTGCCGCCGGCGCGCCACGGGCCGATCGTGCCCGGCAGCTTCCATATCCTCGTGATGGCACCGGGCGCATGA